The window agttaggcagcgaagaaaatgacataattaagcaatttccgggaaaaccaaaaggcggacagttcaaaagccttttattttcactaatcctacagccagtaagaataaacaagccgggagctccgcttttaggcttggctaaatctatatattataatgTTTGACTCTTCGAGGTCTAGAAGATTTACTCCCATCAAAGCCTTGTATCTTCAACATGATCTACGGCCTCCCTTGTCTCATACCTTCCGCAACATGTTCGCTTTTTTAAGATGTGCTtgaatgtctgtttatatttAGGAAGTCTCCAAGCGTACAAAAATGGATTGATTGCAGAATTCACGTACATGACAGAGGCAGCGATAAAATGCACAAGCAGTAACAACGACAAATTGCATGTAAAGCAAATGTACATTAACATCTGTACGATGAACCAAGGACTGAAACACAATAGAAATGCAGAGATGACAATTGCAATAGCTTTGCTCACGGCCCTTTCTCTCTTGAGTATCATTTGGCGAGGTACCCCTGCATGCTGCTCATCCAGTGCTTCGGTGCGGCGTGAATACTTGCGAAAGCGGTACAAAGTGAGAACGTTGATGACCACGATGCAGATGAGAATACAGACGATTTGTACATTATAAAGAGTTTTCATTAGCGCATAATGCTTTCGCAACAACGAGAACACAAACCCAAACAATAAGAAATAAATCCAACACGTGACAGAAACGATGCAGACTCGTTTACTAGTCACTTTGGCTCGATACTGGAGAGGAGTCACCACAGCAAAGAATCTGTCAATGCTGAGAAGAAGTATATGACCTACACTTACGTTTATTAGcgttccaaaaaaaa of the Montipora capricornis isolate CH-2021 chromosome 7, ASM3666992v2, whole genome shotgun sequence genome contains:
- the LOC138056022 gene encoding adenosine receptor A2a-like; its protein translation is MAAVRGTVDYWNMTSEEALVQVWLNIDNAETIFTTVAVLATITFPVTTIGNFLVVLSVWMDPLRKLRSSPSNFIIFSMAVADLFVGLVASPLQTFFAWSLLHKYTNVSFRFLFFFGTLINVSVGHILLLSIDRFFAVVTPLQYRAKVTSKRVCIVSVTCWIYFLLFGFVFSLLRKHYALMKTLYNVQIVCILICIVVINVLTLYRFRKYSRRTEALDEQHAGVPRQMILKRERAVSKAIAIVISAFLLCFSPWFIVQMLMYICFTCNLSLLLLVHFIAASVMYVNSAINPFLYAWRLPKYKQTFKHILKKRTCCGRYETREAVDHVEDTRL